In the genome of Streptomyces sp. SAI-127, the window TCCGTTGCCCGTGCGTCCGACGTGCCGACGCGCGACGGCGACGCGCTCCCGCACGCCCCGGCGCACGCCCACGCCACCTTTTCCGGCGGTCCGCTCGCGCCGGGAGCGGCGCGCGCCCTGTTACGGGCCGCGTTCACCGAATGGGCCGAACTCGCCCTGCCCGGCACCGAGTTCCTCACCGACCGGCAGGCCGACGACGCCGTGGTCGTGGTCAGCGAGCTCGTCACCAACGCCGTCATCCACGCGGGCACCGACGTCGAGCTCGACTGCCGCCTGGAGGCGCACACCGGTGCCCTCGTCGTCGAGGTCCTCGACCACCATCCCTCGCGCGCGCCTCGCGACGGTGACCCCGAACCGTCGTACGGCACACCGGAGTACGGGCGCGGGCTGCGCCTGGTCGCCGCGCTCGCCGAGACCTGGGGCATCACCTACCGCACGGGCGCCAAGACCGTGTGGGCGCAGCTGCCGGCCGGAGGGAAGGAGGCCCTCGACGGGATCCAGGCGTACGCCGGGGACCGCGCACGTGACCGGGCGCTGCGGATCGCCGGGATACTCGCCCCGGAGTCGCCCCCGTCCCGGGCCCCGCTCTCGCCCGCTCCCGTCTCTCGCGGTGACCAGGACCGGGAGTGGCTGAATCGCGGTGCGCTGTCCTTCCTCGCCGAGGCCTCCGACCTGCTCGCCGGCCAGCTGGACGAGAACCTGGTGGCCGCCCTCGCCGGCCAGCTGATCGTGCCGCGCCTGGCCGACTGGTGCGCGGTGTGGCTGGAGGACGAGGTCGCCGGGCGCTGGGGGTCCCCTCGTCCCGGTGGGGCCGAGAGCGGGTCGGGCTGGGGCGAGGGCGGTGTGTCCGGGCCGCGGCTGACCCGGGTCTGGCACTGCTCCGAGACCCGGATCGAGGATCTGCGGCAGGCGCTGGAGAAGGAGCCACCGGGCAGCTCGGGGCCGGACGGTCCCGGGCCGGTGCCGTTCCCCTGGCCCGGCGAGGCACTGGGCCCGCACGGCACCCACGGCTCCGCGCTCGCCTACCGCCTCACGGCCGGCGGCCGCCCGCTGGGCACCCTGGTCATCGGCCGGGCCGGGCTGGTCTCCTTCCCCGACGAGATCACCGGGCTCGTCGAGGACCTCAGCCGCCGGGTGGCGCTCGCCATCGGCGCGGCCCGCCAGTACGCGCGCCAGGCCACCATCAGCGCGGTGCTCCAGCGCGGTCTGCTGCCCGGCGCGGTCGCCGAGATCCCCGGAGTGC includes:
- a CDS encoding ATP-binding SpoIIE family protein phosphatase: MGAIPAQRESVARASDVPTRDGDALPHAPAHAHATFSGGPLAPGAARALLRAAFTEWAELALPGTEFLTDRQADDAVVVVSELVTNAVIHAGTDVELDCRLEAHTGALVVEVLDHHPSRAPRDGDPEPSYGTPEYGRGLRLVAALAETWGITYRTGAKTVWAQLPAGGKEALDGIQAYAGDRARDRALRIAGILAPESPPSRAPLSPAPVSRGDQDREWLNRGALSFLAEASDLLAGQLDENLVAALAGQLIVPRLADWCAVWLEDEVAGRWGSPRPGGAESGSGWGEGGVSGPRLTRVWHCSETRIEDLRQALEKEPPGSSGPDGPGPVPFPWPGEALGPHGTHGSALAYRLTAGGRPLGTLVIGRAGLVSFPDEITGLVEDLSRRVALAIGAARQYARQATISAVLQRGLLPGAVAEIPGVRSALVYEPCDKGGPSGDFYDLFPAGDGRWCFAVGDVQGKGPEAAVVIGLARPWLRLLAREGYRVADVLDRLNQLLLDDATEAADAAARALASAGGRPMHPGDGPQTRFLSLLYGELAPFDGGVRCTLASAGHPLPLLLGSGGEVRTAARPQTLLGVVEDETYTSETFELRPGDSLLCVTDGVTERRSGSRQFDDEDGLADALAGCAGLDAELIAERIKRLVHEFGARPPEDDLALLVLQAE